In a genomic window of Trachemys scripta elegans isolate TJP31775 chromosome 12, CAS_Tse_1.0, whole genome shotgun sequence:
- the LOC117886151 gene encoding olfactory receptor 11G2-like — translation MNMTNNTILVTKFILLGFPSLGWLSHIILCALLSLAYAGTLAGNLCIVWAVLRDPHLQRLPMYILLGNFAWLEICYITTMVPRMLSDLVSPGIPISFLACFVQFYFFFSLGATECLFLSAMALDRSLAICHPLRYSVLMSRQLCWALVASCWLCGFLWFVVPIILISQLSFCGSNTLDHFVCDPAPLLAASCTSAPRTEQACYALSSLIIFATVLFILASYGLVIRAVLRLPAGARRLKAFSTCTSHLAVVGLFYGSVMVNYVNPAASGSSGKVVTLFYTVWTPLFNPLIYSLRNKEMKEALRRTLLREL, via the coding sequence ATGAATATGACCAACAATACCATCCTGGTGACCAAGTTCATCCTGCTGGGTTTCCCCTCCCTGGGCTGGCTGAGCCACATCATCCTCTGTGCCCTTCTGTCCTTGGCCTATGCCGGGACACTGGCAGGAAACCTGTGCATTGTGTGGGCTGTGCTGAGGGATCCCCACCTCCAACGCCTGCCGATGTACATCCTGCTGGGGAACTTCGCCTGGCTGGAGATCTGTTACATCACAACCATGGTGCCACGGATGCTCTCTGACCTGGTGTCCCCTGGCATCCCCATCTCCTTCCTGGCCTGCTTTGTGCAGTTCTACTTCTTCTTTTCCCTGGGGGCCACCGAGTGCCTCTTCCTCTCAGCCATGGCTTTGGATAGATCCCTGGCCATCTGCCACCCCCTGCGCTACTCCGTCCTCATGTCCCGCCAGCTCTGCTGGGCACTGGTGGCCTCCTGCTGGCTCTGTGGCTTTCTATGGTTTGTAGTGCCCATCATCCTCATCTCTCAGCTCTCCTTCTGTGGTTCCAACACCCTGGATCATTTTGTCTGTGACCCGGCCCCATTGCTGGCTGCCTCCTGTACCTCAGCTCCCCGGACTGAACAGGCTTGCtatgccctgagctccctcatcATCTTTGCCACAGTCCTCTTCATCCTGGCCTCCTACGGGCTAGTCATCAGGGCTGTGCTGAGGCTGCCAGCTGGGGCCAGGCGGCTcaaggccttctccacctgcacgTCTCACTTGGCTGTTGTGGGCCTGTTTTATGGTTCTGTCATGGTCAACTATGTCAACCCAGCAGCCTCGGGAAGCAGCGGGAAAGTGGTGACTCTCTTCTACACAGTGTGGACCCCACTGTTCAATCCACTGATCTACAGCTTGAGAAACAAGGAGATGAAGGAGGCTCTGAGGAGGACACTGCTCAGGGAGCTGTAG